The following are from one region of the Methanoculleus caldifontis genome:
- a CDS encoding ATP-grasp domain-containing protein, whose product MKAILAEYSVCNDPELAPEGAAMLSVLSASFERCGYDVVTPEGPDFEGEIRRLAPGCDVGLVIAPDHLIFRYTHLIEQFTHNIGCGSMNAAVCANKQRTAAILSRHGIPVPPAPGEGKRVVKPITGCGAVGVRLTDEEPGAGEFAEAYIEGEALSVSLVGSRVTGNVCEFHSGNPPLLLAINRQEIAVGDDGHLRYLGGETPVHPDREEEIVDVAVQAMNVLGCQGYAGIDVVVGDRVYVVDVNPRPTTSLVGIAAVMEEEIAEILVAASRGKGPAEVHLSGRVLFDKDGRISRV is encoded by the coding sequence ATGAAGGCGATTCTTGCCGAATACTCCGTATGCAACGACCCTGAGCTTGCGCCCGAGGGTGCCGCGATGCTCTCGGTGCTCAGCGCAAGCTTCGAGCGGTGCGGTTACGACGTGGTGACCCCGGAAGGACCCGACTTCGAGGGTGAGATCCGGAGGCTCGCACCGGGGTGCGACGTAGGCCTGGTCATCGCGCCGGACCACCTCATCTTCCGGTACACGCACCTTATCGAGCAATTCACCCATAACATCGGGTGTGGAAGCATGAATGCGGCGGTCTGCGCGAATAAGCAGCGGACGGCAGCAATCCTCTCCCGGCACGGCATCCCGGTCCCGCCCGCACCGGGAGAGGGGAAGAGGGTCGTCAAGCCGATCACGGGCTGCGGGGCCGTGGGGGTCAGGCTGACGGACGAGGAGCCGGGCGCCGGCGAGTTTGCCGAGGCATACATCGAAGGGGAGGCCCTGAGCGTGAGCCTGGTGGGGAGCCGGGTGACCGGCAACGTCTGCGAGTTCCACTCGGGCAACCCGCCGCTCCTGCTTGCGATAAACCGGCAGGAGATCGCCGTCGGCGACGACGGGCATCTCCGGTATCTCGGCGGAGAGACGCCGGTCCACCCCGACCGCGAGGAGGAGATCGTCGATGTCGCCGTCCAGGCGATGAACGTCCTCGGCTGCCAGGGGTATGCCGGGATCGACGTCGTCGTCGGCGACCGGGTCTACGTGGTGGACGTCAACCCGAGGCCCACGACCAGCCTGGTCGGGATCGCGGCGGTCATGGAGGAGGAGATAGCCGAGATCCTCGTTGCGGCGTCGCGTGGTAAAGGGCCGGCAGAGGTCCATCTTTCAGGAAGAGTCCTCTTTGACAAAGACGGGAGGATCAGCCGGGTATGA
- the surE gene encoding 5'/3'-nucleotidase SurE, which yields MKPKIMLTNDDGITSVGLWAAYDALAPIADVTVVAPATQQSAVGRSISIFEPIRANKVTMNGVPAYSVGGKPTDSVIIGLFALHLNPDLVVSGINIGENLSYESIMTSGTVGAALEASNQGVPSLAFSLQVEDQGDKFDDPSRVADRFSDARRVVREVCERVLTNGFPENAHVINVNIPASVRGGYEITRLAEKLFYTGVEERLDPRGRPYYWIDGPLHEDAEEGTDVHAVQKGNVSITPITLDCTAFGATDALRGIFP from the coding sequence ATGAAGCCGAAGATTATGCTCACCAACGATGATGGGATTACGTCAGTAGGGCTCTGGGCGGCATACGATGCGCTCGCACCGATCGCAGACGTCACGGTGGTCGCTCCCGCCACCCAGCAGAGCGCCGTAGGGCGGTCGATCTCCATCTTCGAGCCGATCCGCGCGAACAAAGTGACGATGAACGGGGTGCCGGCGTACTCGGTCGGCGGGAAACCGACCGACTCCGTGATCATAGGGCTCTTTGCGCTGCACCTGAACCCGGACCTCGTGGTCAGCGGGATCAACATCGGCGAGAACCTCTCCTACGAGTCCATCATGACCTCGGGCACCGTCGGCGCGGCCCTGGAAGCGTCCAACCAGGGAGTGCCGTCCCTTGCATTCTCGCTCCAGGTGGAGGATCAGGGCGACAAGTTCGACGACCCGTCACGCGTCGCCGACCGGTTCAGCGACGCGAGGCGCGTCGTCCGCGAGGTCTGCGAGCGGGTCCTCACAAACGGGTTCCCGGAGAACGCTCACGTCATCAACGTGAACATCCCGGCATCGGTGCGCGGCGGCTACGAGATCACCCGCCTTGCCGAGAAACTCTTCTACACCGGCGTGGAGGAGCGCCTCGACCCCCGCGGGCGCCCCTACTACTGGATCGACGGGCCCCTGCACGAGGATGCGGAAGAAGGGACCGACGTGCATGCGGTGCAGAAGGGCAACGTCTCCATCACGCCCATCACGCTCGACTGCACGGCGTTCGGGGCCACGGATGCCCTCAGAGGCATCTTCCCCTGA